In Paenibacillus sp. FSL M7-0420, a single genomic region encodes these proteins:
- the yunB gene encoding sporulation protein YunB — protein sequence MIVSLLLILAVLQGLRYVEQHMKPPILHLAQIRVKQIATESINKAITSQVADGGNAEALIDWKTDKNGKISGFMLNYKEHMRITSQAAEVIQSTLQELHNRSERIPLGQALGSPLIASFGPDIPIKIEPQGAVKVELNTRQQNAGINMILVEVYIHIVTEVAVVIPFDMEPQVVDTEIPVSYLMVVGDVPMYYYDNQGKPVGENGSSAPGIAIPAPSLSTEKGSTGVDRTPAGGGNSSSGSGGSGGHAGSGESPAPAAGVTTVPDASGGDGNAGGDN from the coding sequence ATCATCGTAAGCCTGCTGCTGATTCTGGCGGTGCTGCAGGGGCTGCGTTATGTGGAGCAGCATATGAAGCCGCCGATCCTGCATCTGGCGCAGATCCGGGTGAAGCAGATCGCCACGGAATCGATTAACAAGGCGATTACGTCCCAGGTGGCGGACGGCGGGAATGCCGAAGCGCTGATTGACTGGAAGACAGACAAGAACGGCAAAATCTCCGGCTTCATGCTCAACTACAAGGAGCATATGCGAATCACCTCGCAGGCCGCCGAGGTGATACAGTCTACGCTGCAGGAGCTGCATAACCGCAGCGAGCGCATACCGCTGGGCCAGGCGCTCGGCAGCCCGCTGATTGCCTCCTTTGGACCCGATATCCCGATCAAGATCGAGCCTCAGGGGGCCGTGAAGGTAGAGCTGAACACCCGGCAGCAAAATGCCGGAATCAATATGATTCTGGTTGAGGTCTATATTCATATTGTGACCGAGGTAGCGGTTGTAATTCCATTTGACATGGAGCCGCAGGTGGTGGATACCGAGATTCCCGTCTCCTACCTGATGGTAGTCGGTGACGTTCCAATGTACTACTATGACAATCAGGGCAAGCCTGTCGGCGAGAACGGCAGCAGCGCCCCGGGCATCGCCATCCCGGCCCCTTCGCTGAGTACTGAGAAGGGCAGCACCGGCGTGGACAGAACACCAGCAGGCGGCGGCAACAGCAGCTCGGGCTCCGGCGGATCAGGCGGACATGCGGGCAGCGGGGAGAGCCCCGCGCCTGCCGCAGGCGTAACTACTGTGCCTGATGCGTCCGGGGGAGACGGCAATGCGGGCGGAGACAATTAG
- a CDS encoding response regulator transcription factor, protein MRILIVDDEPRHLRGMVNLIGRLRPEDQVVAVKDGLSAMEMVKAHRPEAILTDIRMPGMDGLEFLERLKHEGFQTRVVMVSAYNLFEYAQKAVHYGAYDYLLKPVEIGQVADVLSRIDLLLTAEQRQRREEEELQHRLKLASSAYLNRLMLSWLNGSASLAELAELDGYDWLRESGVAVYSELNSCGDSGERQDSGVFIRALEQAWSRWGEAITIPLSGMTEDGPLAAVTLITLEAITGDKREEARSIAHSLAADWTHTGELTHGIGPECRSLREEAPRSYLAARTANSYNFYDFRQGLLFSDEIRFSSREAVPDWSKVYEALKMDDAAFVLEACGEALCQLADGGHASPMLLKEQASLMLLQIRSEHQDILDKRAQQKLTGTAAMLIRSCRSYPELVDHLENALREVHLALACFRQDKGEVVTAECLGWIQEHTRENITLERAAEHFHFNPSYFSTLIKNRTGKTFSEHVTAARMKRAKVLLAGEPLRIYEISLECGFQDTKYFCRVFKKYYGMSPKAYKHALSQRKREA, encoded by the coding sequence ATGAGAATATTGATTGTAGATGATGAGCCCAGGCATCTGAGGGGGATGGTGAATCTGATCGGACGCCTTCGGCCGGAGGATCAGGTGGTTGCGGTGAAGGATGGCTTGTCGGCTATGGAGATGGTGAAGGCTCACCGGCCCGAAGCCATATTGACGGATATTCGCATGCCCGGAATGGATGGGCTTGAATTTCTTGAACGGCTTAAGCACGAAGGGTTCCAGACCAGGGTTGTAATGGTATCCGCTTACAATTTGTTCGAGTATGCGCAAAAGGCAGTCCATTATGGGGCTTATGATTACCTGCTGAAGCCGGTGGAGATTGGCCAAGTAGCAGATGTCCTAAGCCGGATTGACCTTCTGCTGACAGCGGAACAGAGGCAGCGCCGTGAAGAGGAAGAGCTGCAGCACCGGCTTAAGCTCGCTTCTTCCGCCTACCTGAACCGGCTCATGCTGTCCTGGCTGAACGGAAGTGCGTCCTTGGCCGAGCTGGCGGAGCTGGACGGTTATGATTGGCTGCGGGAGAGCGGTGTCGCAGTGTATTCGGAGCTGAACTCCTGCGGGGACAGCGGGGAGAGGCAGGACAGCGGCGTGTTCATCCGTGCTCTGGAGCAGGCTTGGAGCAGGTGGGGGGAAGCCATCACGATTCCCTTGAGCGGGATGACGGAGGACGGCCCTCTTGCCGCCGTTACCTTGATTACCCTGGAAGCCATTACCGGGGACAAGCGGGAAGAAGCCCGGTCCATCGCTCATTCCTTGGCGGCGGATTGGACGCATACCGGAGAGCTCACCCACGGGATTGGCCCGGAATGCCGTTCCCTCCGGGAGGAAGCGCCGCGGTCCTATCTGGCGGCCAGAACGGCCAACAGTTACAACTTCTATGATTTCCGGCAGGGGCTGCTGTTTTCTGATGAGATCAGGTTTTCTTCCCGCGAGGCCGTTCCTGACTGGAGCAAGGTCTATGAGGCGTTGAAAATGGATGATGCTGCGTTTGTTCTGGAAGCTTGCGGGGAAGCCCTCTGTCAGCTTGCGGACGGTGGACATGCCAGTCCTATGCTGCTGAAGGAGCAGGCATCGCTGATGCTGCTGCAGATCCGGAGTGAGCATCAGGACATTCTGGATAAGAGAGCACAGCAGAAGCTGACCGGTACGGCTGCGATGCTTATCCGCTCCTGCCGCTCGTACCCGGAGCTGGTGGACCATCTGGAGAATGCGCTCCGGGAAGTGCATCTTGCCCTGGCCTGCTTCAGACAGGATAAGGGCGAGGTGGTGACTGCTGAATGCCTGGGCTGGATACAGGAACATACGAGAGAGAACATCACACTGGAGCGGGCAGCCGAGCATTTCCATTTTAACCCCTCCTATTTCAGTACACTGATCAAGAACAGGACGGGAAAAACCTTCTCTGAGCATGTGACGGCGGCCCGGATGAAGCGGGCCAAGGTGCTGCTTGCCGGGGAGCCGCTCCGAATATATGAGATATCGCTGGAATGCGGATTTCAGGATACGAAATATTTTTGCCGCGTATTCAAGAAGTATTACGGCATGTCGCCCAAAGCCTATAAGCACGCGCTGTCGCAAAGGAAGCGGGAAGCATGA
- a CDS encoding TVP38/TMEM64 family protein, with protein MTEIINAWIDWLLQSLGLSGPYIVFATFPLAVLQSLFGFFPLAILIVLHVSVFEVIGGMAVSWLACNLGAVVVYFLFRRYLFDWFDRKWGYKLKKYEKWQTYLDRYGIWTLVLLRTIPVVPSNIINLMSAVSPMKPAAYVWGTVLGNLSFIWLFGTLSSSLIVPREDWNGFLLWYGVFMLILLAIFVRLHWGHLQEDKRKRAGH; from the coding sequence ATGACCGAGATCATCAATGCCTGGATTGACTGGCTGCTGCAAAGTCTGGGACTTAGCGGGCCGTATATTGTTTTTGCTACCTTTCCGCTCGCCGTGCTGCAAAGCTTGTTCGGATTTTTCCCCCTGGCGATTCTGATTGTGCTCCATGTTTCTGTATTCGAAGTGATCGGCGGGATGGCTGTCAGCTGGCTGGCCTGCAACCTGGGCGCGGTAGTCGTCTATTTTCTCTTCCGGCGCTATCTCTTCGACTGGTTCGACCGCAAATGGGGCTACAAGCTCAAGAAGTATGAGAAATGGCAGACCTATCTGGACCGTTACGGGATTTGGACCCTGGTGCTGCTGCGTACGATTCCGGTGGTGCCCAGCAATATCATCAATCTGATGTCAGCCGTGTCTCCGATGAAGCCGGCGGCGTATGTCTGGGGGACGGTGCTAGGCAATCTGTCTTTTATCTGGCTGTTCGGTACGCTCAGCTCCTCGCTCATTGTCCCGCGTGAGGACTGGAACGGTTTTCTGTTGTGGTATGGCGTATTTATGCTGATTCTGCTTGCTATCTTTGTCCGGCTGCATTGGGGGCATCTTCAGGAGGATAAGCGCAAGCGGGCGGGGCATTAG